One genomic window of Garra rufa chromosome 24, GarRuf1.0, whole genome shotgun sequence includes the following:
- the lyrm1 gene encoding LYR motif containing protein 1 yields MSRSDVLSLYRRVLRIARTWKAQSALPHDTDVERKCIAQEARTLFRQNQQITDPESIKRCIEECEARIEIGLHYRNPYPRPTYLPPMGLATQKGRKLRAQERLRKQAKPLYLQSHDET; encoded by the exons ATGTCTCGATCAGATGTGCTGTCTCTCTACAGGAGGGTCCTGCGCATTGCACGCACTTGGAAAGCGCAATCTGCTCTTCCGCATGACACTGACGTTGAGAGGAAATGTATCGCTCAGGAGGCTCGGACCCTCTTCAGACAGAACCAGCAG ATAACAGACCCAGAATCAATCAAGAGATGCATTGAAGAGTGCGAAGCTCGGATAGAGATAG GGCTGCATTATAGGAACCCCTATCCTAGACCA ACGTATCTTCCTCCGATGGGTCTGGCCACTCAGAAAGGCAGAAAGCTGCGAGCTCAGGAGAGACTGAGGAAACAAGCCAAGCCGCTGTATCTACAGTCTCACGATGAGACCTGA
- the dcun1d3 gene encoding DCN1-like protein 3: MGQCVTKCKNPTSSLGSKSGDKDAGKSHGKKGGGGGGTGGAHKEEVAKSSVDVIFNGTKVSEVTVEGSTAPAISADVRRELSAQDGDGVSLARIDELFLCYKDEHEDAILEEGMERFCNDLCVDPAEFKVLVLAWKFQAATMCKFTRREFVDGCKAIQADSIPGICSRFSVLLEESRGEESFKDLYRFTFQFGLDAEQGQRSLQRSIAIALWRLVFTLDTPPLLEHWLDFLSENPCAVRGISRDTWNMFLNFTQSIGQDLSNYSEDEAWPSLFDSFVEWETERRRREQADAAAAETDCEAAPVWPGS, translated from the exons ATGGGTCAGTGTGTGACTAAATGTAAAAACCCCACATCCTCTTTGGGGAGTAAAAGCGGCGATAAGGATGCTGGGAAATCACACGGTAAAAAAGGCGGCGGCGGAGGCGGGACGGGCGGCGCGCACAAGGAGGAAGTGGCCAAGTCCTCCGTCGACGTCATATTCAACGGCACCAAAGTGTCAGAGGTGACGGTGGAGGGCAGCACGGCCCCGGCCATCTCCGCGGATGTGCGGCGGGAGCTGAGCGCGCAGGACGGGGATGGAGTGTCACTCGCTCGGATCGACGAGTTGTTCTTGTGTTATAAGGACGAGCATGAAGATGCCATCTTGGAGGAAGGGATGGAGCGTTTCTGCAATGATCTGTGCGTCGATCCAGCCGAGTTCAAAGTGCTGGTGCTGGCGTGGAAGTTCCAGGCTGCTACCATGTGCAAGTTTACAAG GAGGGAGTTTGTAGACGGCTGCAAGGCGATTCAGGCCGACAGTATCCCGGGGATCTGCTCTCGGTTCTCCGTGCTGCTAGAGGAGTCCCGTGGAGAAGAGAGTTTCAAAGATCTCTACCGCTTCACCTTCCAGTTCGGGCTGGACGCCGAGCAGGGCCAGCGCTCGCTGCAGCGCTCCATCGCCATCGCTCTGTGGCGGCTCGTCTTCACGCTGGACACGCCGCCGCTGCTGGAGCACTGGCTGGACTTCCTGTCGGAGAACCCGTGCGCCGTGCGCGGCATCTCTCGCGACACCTGGAACATGTTTCTGAACTTCACGCAGAGCATCGGCCAGGACCTCAGCAACTACAGCGAGGACGAGGCCTGGCCCAGCCTGTTCGACTCCTTCGTGGAGTGGGAGACGGAAAGACGGCGGAGGGAACAGGCGGACGCCGCCGCCGCCGAGACGGACTGCGAGGCCGCGCCCGTGTGGCCGGGATCTTGA